DNA sequence from the Simiduia curdlanivorans genome:
GATGGTCATGTCACTGGTTGAGGCGGGTAATTCAGCGCTTCCACTGACCACATTACCCAACTGCAAAGTGGCTGAATTTGTTGGCACTGTGACACTTCTGCCCACGAGTGCCGACGCCTGAAGCGCTTGATTAGACATCATGGCCGATGAGAAATTAGAAAAGTTAGAATTCAATTTTTCTATCTCCTCCAGCTCACTAAATTGCGCCAACTCGGCAATAAATGCCGTGTCGTCTTGAGGGCTCAATGGGTCTTGATTCTGCATCTTGACCATTAGCAGCTCGAGAAATTCAGCCTGACCCAACTCATTGCTTTTTGGCTTGTCGGTATTTTTTGATCCAATGTTCAGGTGATCTAAAACACTGCCAACATCACTGATACTGCTCATAGCGCTGCCCTCACCTACTGACCAATCGTTAATACGCGTTGCATCATCTGCTTCGCGGAGTTCATGACTTCCACATTGGTTTGGAAGCTTCTCGACGCGGAAATCATATTGGCCATTTCTTCAACCACATTAACGTTGGGGTAGAAGACGTAGCCCTCTTCATTTGCCAAGGGGTGATTGGGCTCATAGCGTTGCTGCAGCGGGGCATCGCTCTCGACAATACCTAACACCTGCACGCCACCCTCTACTTCACTAGGTGAGCCCATTAACAACTTGCCATTGGCTTGGTTAAAAGCCGTGGTAAATACGGGATGCCTGGCGCGGTAAGTTTGGTCGATACTCGAACTGGCCGACTCGGCATTGGCCATATTACTGGCCGTGGTATTAAGCCTAAGGCTTTGTGCGTTAAGGCCCGAACCTGCAATTGAAAATATGGAATCTAAAGACACGATTACTCTCCCCGAATTGCCGTCATTAGGCCTTTGAATTTGCCGTTTAGCATGGTGAAACTCGCCTGAAAGCCCAGTGCATTTTTCATGTAGGCGCTGTGTTCTATTTGCTCTTCCACCGTATTGCCATCAACTGACGGCTGGATGGGTGTGCGATAAAGCAGATCGTTTAAGCTGGTGATTGTTTGACCTTCGATATGACGGGCCTGGGTGTTTTCCAGCTCAAAAGTTGAGCGCTTTTGACCGGACAACTCTCGCGACAAAGCCGCCTTAAAGTCGAAATCACGGGCCTTGAATTGGGGTGTATCGGCATTGGCTAAATTATTGGCAAGCAGCTCTGCACGACTTGCTTTTAGCGCAAGAGTGGTTTCAAAAAATCCGGTTGCTTGTTGAAAACTAATCGCCATAACGCCCTCTGCTCTATCTTTGCTTTCAATCGGCTGTAGATAGGGTCGAACACTCCAATAGTGTCTTGCCTGTTACGCCTTCGCTTTAACACTCTAATAAGAATGCAACAGCTGTGCCAACGGCTGACACACGTATCAAGTAACTGATTTAATTAGAAAAAGGCAACCAATGACTTATTGCTGAGGGGAGTAAGTTTGGGCTAAGCGGCAACTTATTACCGCTGGCTAATCACGCTGTATGGCATCATTTTGCCCGGTACAGGATACCAGGGTTGCAGTGTACCATTTCAAAAAACTCGGATGCCCCGGCCAGGCCCTCGGAAGCACCTAAGAAAAGTACGCCGCCCGGGTTTAAGTTGCGGTGTATTCGTTTCAATATATCGAGCTTTAACTCATTGTTAAAATAGATCAGCACATTGCGGCAAAAGATAATATCGAAACTGCCTAGGCCGCCGTAGCTGTCTTGTAAATTCAGCGTACGGTAATTAATTCGACGGCTAACCTGCGCCTTAGCACGCCAGCTATCTTCCCCTAGCTGGTCAAAAAACGCATTTAACCGTTCCACCGACAAGCCGCGCATAACCGACATTTGATCGTAGGTAGCAGCCTTGGCAATTTTTAACATGCTGGGCGACAAGTCCGTGCCAGTTATATTGACGTTTACTAATTTCTTCGGACTAAGACGCTGATACTCTTCCACCGCCATGCTTATGGATAAGGGCTCTTGGCCCGAACTACAGGCAGCAGACCAAATATTGATACTGCTTTTTTGCCCAGCGAGCTCCGGAAAAATATGGCTTTTCAACATTTCAAAGGGATAAGTATCGCGAAACCAAAAGGTTTCATTGGTGGTCATGGCATCGATAACAATATCGCGCAAGGGCGAATATTTATTGCGCTCAAGTTCCTGAACCAGTTCACCCAAGTCTTTAAAGTTGTGGTGCGAAAGCAAGGGGCTGATACGTGTTGTGACCAAATACTGTTTACTTTCGGCTAGGTAAATACCGCAAGCATCGTGTAAGAAATCACGAAACTTGGTAAAGTGCGCGGAATCTAAAAAGGTTTGAGACAAGCCAATAATACTCATGTGGAAACAGC
Encoded proteins:
- the flgC gene encoding flagellar basal body rod protein FlgC, which codes for MSLDSIFSIAGSGLNAQSLRLNTTASNMANAESASSSIDQTYRARHPVFTTAFNQANGKLLMGSPSEVEGGVQVLGIVESDAPLQQRYEPNHPLANEEGYVFYPNVNVVEEMANMISASRSFQTNVEVMNSAKQMMQRVLTIGQ
- a CDS encoding flagellar hook assembly protein FlgD, encoding MSSISDVGSVLDHLNIGSKNTDKPKSNELGQAEFLELLMVKMQNQDPLSPQDDTAFIAELAQFSELEEIEKLNSNFSNFSSAMMSNQALQASALVGRSVTVPTNSATLQLGNVVSGSAELPASTSDMTINIYGETGALVESIPLGYQSAGEVVFRWDGMFLEANGEMLDWQSSQPEGVPAGVYRFEVMASVDGEPTQLDTALSANVNSVTIGSGGQLTLNLAGIGPVAMSDVKQFN
- the flgB gene encoding flagellar basal body rod protein FlgB, which gives rise to MAISFQQATGFFETTLALKASRAELLANNLANADTPQFKARDFDFKAALSRELSGQKRSTFELENTQARHIEGQTITSLNDLLYRTPIQPSVDGNTVEEQIEHSAYMKNALGFQASFTMLNGKFKGLMTAIRGE
- a CDS encoding CheR family methyltransferase, which produces MSIIGLSQTFLDSAHFTKFRDFLHDACGIYLAESKQYLVTTRISPLLSHHNFKDLGELVQELERNKYSPLRDIVIDAMTTNETFWFRDTYPFEMLKSHIFPELAGQKSSINIWSAACSSGQEPLSISMAVEEYQRLSPKKLVNVNITGTDLSPSMLKIAKAATYDQMSVMRGLSVERLNAFFDQLGEDSWRAKAQVSRRINYRTLNLQDSYGGLGSFDIIFCRNVLIYFNNELKLDILKRIHRNLNPGGVLFLGASEGLAGASEFFEMVHCNPGILYRAK